Proteins co-encoded in one Macrobrachium nipponense isolate FS-2020 chromosome 24, ASM1510439v2, whole genome shotgun sequence genomic window:
- the LOC135205805 gene encoding parafibromin-like yields the protein MADPLSILRQYNVNKKDIITKDDNIIFGEFSWPKTVKTNYLVYGSGKDGAPKDYYSLECLLFLLKHVSLTHPSYVRKAAAENIPVVRRPDRKELLAYLNGETSTAAAIDKSAPLEIPTQVKRTVEDTSDSTAKKPRYDDSDVQKLKEHLALRFDAPKTSSIVSNIDRSLSEAMSIEKIAAIKAKRLAIKRTMIKEDDDLGLGTDLRNMLEFDIDVTKDITTKERQWRTRTTILQSTGKQFAASIMGLLKSIKAREEGRARATAPNPLPTPVSRVPQPIGYSRYDQERFRGKEETEGFKINTMGTYHGLSLKSVTEGGGQSNKLAPQPDLAPQTKPVPGQQAKKVSRTPIIIVPNSPTSLITMLNVKDLLQDMKFVTNEEKRAQGTKRESEMLIQRIKEGGLTVPYRITDNPSKLSYSDWDRVVAVFAMGPAWQFKGWPHDGNPVEIFNRICGFHIKYEEMKVDTNIANWAVHVINLSRVRRHLDRARFLEFWEKLDRFIIFNKSHLRW from the exons ATGGCCGATCCGCTGAGCATTTTGCGACAGTACAACGTGAACAAGAAGGACATCATCACCAAGGACGACAACATCATCTTCGGAGAGTTCTCTTGGCCCAAGACCGTCAAGACCAACTACCTCGTCTACGG TTCAGGAAAAGATGGTGCGCCCAAAGACTACTACTCACTAGAATGTTTGCTGTTCCTTTTGAAACATGTTAGCCTTACTCATCCTTCCTATGTCAGAAAGGCTGCA GCAGAGAACATACCTGTTGTGCGTCGTCCTGATCGTAAAGAACTTCTTGCCTACCTCAATGGAGAAACATCAACTGCTGCAGCCATTGATAAGTCTGCACCTTTGGAAATTCCAACACAG GTTAAGCGAACAGTTGAAGATACTTCAGACAGCACAGCCAAGAAGCCCCGATATGATGACAGTGATGTGCAGAAACTCAAAGAACATCTTGCGCTTCGTTTTGATGCTCCAAAGACCTCGTCCATTGTCAGTAACATTGATAG ATCGCTCTCAGAAGCCATGTCAATTGAAAAGATTGCTGCCATTAAAGCCAAGAGGTTGGCTATCAAACGTACCATGATTAAGGAAGACGACGATCTTGGCTTAGGAACCGATCTACGTAACATGTTAGAATTTGATATTGACGTTACAAAAGATATCACTACCAAAGAAAGACAGTGGAGAACTCGAACAACCATCCTACAGAGCACTGGGAAG CAATTTGCTGCCAGTATCATGGGGCTTCTCAAATCTATAAAAGCACGAGAAGAAGGCCGTGCCAGAGCCACTGCACCTAATCCTCTGCCAACCCCTGTGAGCAGAGTGCCCCAGCCAATTGGTTACTCAAGATACGACCAAGAAAGATTCAGAGGAAAGGAAG aAACTGAGGGCTTCAAAATTAACACTATGGGAACCTACCACGGTCTATCTCTGAAAAGTGTGACAGAAGGTGGTGGTCAGAGTAACAAACTGGCACCACAGCCAGACCTAGCTCCACAGACTAAG CCTGTGCCCGGTCAGCAAGCAAAGAAAGTATCCAGAACTCCTATAATTATTGTCCCCAATTCTCCTACATCACTCATTACGATGCTAAATGTCAAGGACTTGCTACAGGATATGAA ATTTGTTACGAATGAAGAGAAACGAGCCCAGGGTACAAAGCGAGAGAGTGAAATGCTCATCCAGCGAATCAAGGAAGGAGGGCTAACTGTCCCGTACCGTATCACTGATAACCCTTCAAAATTAAGTTACAGTGACTGGGATCGTGTCGTAGCTGTATTTGCAATGGGCCCTGCCTGGCAATTCAAAGGCTGGCCTCATGATGGAAACCCCGTAGAAATTTTTAATAGAA TTTGTGGGTTCCacataaaatatgaagaaatgaagGTAGATACGAACATAGCAAATTGGGCTGTTCACGTAATCAATCTCAGCCGTGTTCGCAGACATTTAGACAGAGCTAGGTTCTTGGAATTTTGGGAGAAACTGGATAG gTTCATAATATTCAACAAGTCTCATCTAAGGTGGTAG